The genomic stretch ttattttacttctgtTTGTCTATCAATCAATGCCCATAacagttcatttgtttttctgttattgtttcAGTTCCAGACTGTGAACGtggttgtttttcctgtttgtgcAGATGAGTTGCAGAAACGCAACGAGGTGATCCGAGTCCTGACTAAACGAGTGTGGGCGGTGGAAACCAGGAAGGAGGAGGTCCAGAAGGAGCTCAGCGTAGCtcaacagcagctctgtgagctTGAAGGGAAACAGCAGAACATCAGCCAAAAATGTCAAGACTTTGAGgtacaattaaaacataaatacacatttatattctCTATATTTATATCACATTGTATGGAAATAAGGCAGATATAGAGCTGTGAGAAATAGCTGGTGTGATTAAAAAGAGGTACCTTTAACACATTTATCAGATTATTTTCTTGGTGATAGTTGAAGGATAAGGCtgatgatattctatatttctaCAATATATCACACTTTGATACACAATATTTATATCAGGATTTTTACACGCAGTCAAAAATAAGCTGAATTTAAAAGTAGAATAAAAGCTACACAATACTTGCTTGTATGATGGttggtttttgtctttttatgggatttgttgacaataagatgTTTTCTGGAAACATAGGCTTGTAATAGGTGTCTTTGTATGTAGGAGGATAAGAATGAATGATttaatattatgtaatattgCTTCCAAGTGTATTCTCGAAGTCTTTCTTCTCATCCTTTTTATACTCAGTAGAAAACAGTCTTAGTATCTCTGCTTGAAGGTTTaagtgtctttgtgtctcttagGAGAAGAACCAGAGTCTGAACTCCACGGTCATGGCTCTGTCCTCTCAAGTCGGCTCTCTGCAAGTCAGAGAGGAGGAACTGAGCTCCATGCTCAAACTCAAGGTACTAATATTTCTTTGTATCTTCCATAAATAGAAGAtagttttgtatcttttttggATTCTGATATTCTGCTACTTTCACCCCCATCAGGACAAAGATGTGAGCGAGGCCTCTGGTCATGTGGTCGACCTCACAGGGCGCCTACGAGATCTGGAGACAACGATGTCAGAGAGTCGCTCACGGGAAAATCAACTCCTGAGAGACTCAGAGGAAAATAAACGCCGCTACAGAGAGTCCAGATACGAGATCTCTCACCTTAAAGGTACACGAGTAAAACTGAAGGTGTTCTGAATTAAGAAACAAGTCATCTTAAACTTTACTAAGTACAATCTTTACGAAGTGGCAATCCCttagatttcagtcctggtttaTTTACAATTTCTATTTTGAGTGAAACCTTTATCAGTCTGGTGTCTTTGGGCTGCGTCCGAAATACCATACTAACTAACTGTTGGTCATTTTTCAGAGCTGCGTGCATAGTTCTAGttttacaacagaaaaacagttttacagCTATTTTTCCAGGTGTGTCAAAACAGACACCCAGtaataatgcaaatatttgaATGTTGCAATACTTTATTCAGTGGGCCAGAGGCTCAATCATCATTTTGTTAACTAATTCAGCGTTAGATAAtgacttaaaatacatttatttaaatgaaaatcctAAAGATTGCCACTTTAACATGGAATCAGACGACCTGAATATACAgagttaaagggccagtgtgtaggatttggtcaCATCTAGCAGTGTTGTTGCAGATTTCAACCAACTGAATAAGTCTCGACTCACTCCTCACTTTCCAAGACTGTGGTAATGTGAGCTGTAGAGTCCAAAACTATGGTAAACTTTTCCTCACTCAGAGGCCGTCCATACCATAATGTCACTACTTTAGAAGCAATGGAGGTCAGACGGCAGCTGACGGTGCCACAGTTTTAGAGAACTATGTTGACCTTTAGGTGCTGTGACAGCGtgaaagtctctctctagagtCCGTGTTGGGTTTGTCCATTCTGAACTACTGGAGAAACATATCATGCAACATAGCgtctctgtgaagaggacctgctccctatgtagatataacgTACTCATTCTCAGCTAACgatcaggtgattatacacacacacaaataaaaacatagttataaaTAGTAAATATCGTTTCTACAAATAGATCCCCTGAAATGCTCACTGGCCCTTGAAGACATTAGTATGCTTCAAACTAAATGCTTATCCAGTCACTGTACAGCGTCTAGAAACCTCTCCATGTATCAAAACAATTATCAGATCtgcacatttaagaagctgaaacTAAAGgatgttgtcatttttgtttgaaatcagTTATCTAAATACTTGgctgttcattttttgttgaattaCTAATATAAGAAGCTTCTAATTATTCCTGCTgtccttgtctttgtctctctcctgcggtcacagaggagctgcagcagcaggtcaCACAGAGCAGCACTCAGAGAGAAGAGATCATCCGTCTGAAACaggagctgcagctgctccGTAGAGATCTGGTCCTGTCAGGTACATTAAACTACAGCAGTCCACTCTCAagctgtcagtgtttttaaatgatttattaggTTGAAATGTCAGTATGTATTGTCTTCGTTTGTTTCAGGATTTCATTTAtccatttatgtatttatttattaggaaTTTTAATCCTctgcatatttgtttttatatttatttgtatgtttactGCTGTTATTTAATTTTAGCTTTTTGATCTGTTTTGTGTTCCTTGATTATTCTCAACACATTCAATTGAATtaatttatacctttttttaacCTCTGTATTTTATATTCTCCATGGTGCTGCTATTTTTGCCTTTTGCTggttaaacaaaagcaaaaaatacacagtaaaaaatcaacaaaatacattttagtgatGCACGCACAACAGAATTTATCCACATAGAAGCTTCTCATCATTTAAATTATACGAGGGCTGTAGCTgtgaatttattatttagtcTAGACAACAGTAAAAAGCAGAACATGTCACATTTGAGATAACAACCATGTTTCTCTTAGGAATCCTGTGTACATTCCTGTTTTATCTCTGCAGTGTCTTGATTTTGATCCGTGCAGTCTCTGCTTTGAGcctaaaaaaaagtgaatgttcCTGCTGAGATAagtgcagcattttaatgtttgtcaCCAGGAGAGGGAGACAGCTGGAGGGACGAGATGCTGGAACTGTCTCGCTCCAAACAGGAACGCACCATGTCGGAGCTCCGCTGCTTACGACAGGTACAGTGTCTGATATGTGATGTCTCATagagagattaaaaacaaagtcattCCCTCAGCCTCACAGGAAACCTAGAAAATGCACCAACTTGAAAAAGTTGACAAAATTATCATTTGATCAGAGTTCAGAGTATACGTCATTTCTTCATTCCTGCTGCTCACACTGAGGCGTCTCTCTGGTTGGACAGCATTCCTCAGAGGTCTCCTTTAGTCTGTTTACTGGGTCACTGTCATgtacttatacttatacttgtttcaaaaacacaacagtgacaAGAAAGTGTGTTTAGTTACGTTTCATAAATTAAATCACAACAAGGATTTTTCAACATCAGGATAAACTTTATTTGGACAATTGAGGTGTTGCAGAGAAGCACatggacagaaataaatacagctaaatagagaatgtaaaaaataataataaaaaaaggtatataAGACTAATACAAGAATAGTAGGAGCAAGAACAAGAGCAATTAAACACTAAATAATAAGGTAAAAGTGAGAGTGATGGGATGTAATTAGGAGCAGCAAAGTCACAGGTTGTAGtgtaaatatgttgaaaataatgatttgaaAAGCTTTTCTGTATCGATATAATACAGTTATTTATGTactaaaacattataaaatattaacataatatataaagtatagcGATAGGATTTAAGCTATAATATGAGGTGAAATGTAGCAATATAATCTAACATAATATATAGTATCGTAGAGCAATATCTTCCTCAATATTCAAcaccaaaattaaaataataaggctaagaaattaattaaataaattaggcattaaatatataaataaatttaaatatataaatgagtCAATAAAGTTTATCGTTCGTATATAGTTTAtgattatatgtatttatatatttattgcctaatttatttattttgggatttctttcaaagacatttatttatttaatatttaattgaatgGCATTCCATAATATAACATACttacatatttataaattatagtataataaatataatatttaagtctAAAGTCTAAAGACAAAGTGAGAATTTTATTTAGATCCATCTCGTTACTAAACCTCGCCCACATATTCAGTTTAACTCGGCTGTACGTCACACTGCAAAGATAAAGAACTGCTGTTTCACGGTGACTTAGAAGTGTTGGTCATTTTGTATCTGATGCTGagaaatgtaaatacataaaaaaatctgttcatgTGCTTTTACAGGTGTGTGAGAATCAGCGTAATGACCTGCAGCTTCTGCAGTTGAACCTGGAAAGTGCTCGTGAGACACTGCGGGAGAAGAGCAGTCAGGGGATAGCTGGAAGGTGAATAAGGCGTTTTACTGCAGTAGATgaagtttgtagaaacagacagtaGAACCAGCACGACAGAaaatcaatgttctgctgtcGACGTATTTAGGACACCTAAAAAGAaccaatatcagtttaagtatgcactatatttataatattttctcctctttaacTTGCTGTCAGATCTTTCTGATGGGAACTAAAGCAGCTATCTATACTCACTTCAAATTCGCCAGACTCCATTGTCATTTTAGCTTGCAGAGCCTGATTAGTTGTCGGTCTACCGCTGCCTCATAggttagtttgtttctgttattgtgtgactttggtgaatccgaACCAACTCTCTGAAACTCTAAAGTCAcacgacacaaacacacttacagatggaggcagcagtagactagaaactcctgtgttctgagaggtaaaatgCGTATTTTAAGAGGCTACACACTCTTTGTTCGTgtcataaatgtgttgtttggttgtccttttgtttgtgtctcagtcAGGACGAGTTAAGGTGTGTCTGTCTGAACAACCGCTCGCCTTCATCGCTCAGAGTGAAGAACTCGAGACCTTCACGAGACCCCgcctctcctccagcagccaatcagcaaGTCCGAGACGACGGTGACCTGGGAGTCTTCTCAGCTCACTCCATTGATGtaagacagaaacacagttcTGTCAATTAACAcatcaaaaagtgtttttttttatctttgaagTCAAGATAAAATACTCATGATCACACAACTTATATCAACGTTGGTATGTTCAACGTATTTCTAATCACGTAAGAGATGATTTCAGAGATAAGTTGTAGCCATAGACCTCCTGTTTGATAAATCAGACTTCGCACAAGAGGAACATATTAGTTCATCATAACAGCTGGATCATGATGGTGGaaatgtcctggaaaatgaTTTCTAGAAACAAGGGGGAATTCTGGAGGTGCTGGATTATTTCTACCTTTtcgacagagccaggctagctgtttccctttgtttccagtctttatgctaagctaagctaaccagcaaGTCCCCCTTTCTCTCACCAGGGTGACGATCCGCTGTCCAGctgttttctgcagcagctgttggaCGAGTCCAGGCAGCTCGTCAGTCCAGAGCACAGCAGTCACAGTGTCCCATCGATGAGCTGTGGGACCACCGAGCCCCTTTACTCTCACCAGTGCCAGACATCcctccaccatcaccaccaccatcaccagcCGAACACCGCCACATACAAGGTAGAGGAGTTTCATGATGCTGGTTTGTATTCATGAGGCGTATCATCGAGGGTGTGAAGTGTCCGTTTGAACGGCTCCTCCTTGTTGTTTGGGTGTGTTAAGacataacagttttttttttttctccaacaggACAATGACACTCCACCCAAAGCCTGCCATCGACCAAAGTCAGCCACGTGGACGGGTTGACATTCACAAAAGCAcagattttatatattttttatagctGAAACATCAGTATTTATCAAAGTGACTTCATGTGCTAAACTATTAAGCATTTAATTAACAGTCACGTATTCAAAAAAATCAGTGTTACAACAGAACCTGTGAGCTCACAGCTGAAGGATAAACTGTCTCTCAGGGAAATGATGaagtaaaaaacatacattcatgTCATGAATTtgtaacttttttatactattaatcgtgtgttttttatttggtgGCACTGCATCCTTTTTTACCTACATGTCTATGTTTTTAAAGGCCCTGTTCAGATTGTAAAAGGCTGTGTTGTGTGGAGTGGGTGAGATGTGAAACCAGTCCTACAGGGCTGGTGACTGGCTGTCTTTCCAGTTTCACTGCTTCCAGATTCACCGGTGACTCAAGAGGAAACAGTCGATGGCTctgaacagtttgacattttataaccTGCTCACTGCTTTTGATTAAAACAGTATTTATATGAAAAAcgcattgtcattgttttgtttttattacctGTGAATGAATTAAAGTTGCGCGTTTTTACGCATTTGGAGAGCTTTTACGCGCAGGAGAAACGGATTGGTTTACTTGTACTCAGCTTTGTTTTGAgaaaatcttttttcatttgaagaagagatttgaatattttttgggaTACACCTATTCTTATTTGAAAGAGGAACGAGAGCTCAGACGAGGAGCTGGACCTCCGTGTGGATTGATAGActtttagttttctttgttAGAGACAACATGAGTAAAACCAAGAACAAAAGCGACAATAAGACGGAAAAAGCTTTGGCTGCGGAGAAAGAGCAGTTTGCTAAACAACAGGTAAGAAGGTTTTTTTATAGAGATTTATATAAATCTAACTTTTATACTGTGGAAAAGGTGTTTTGTTCATTTCATATAATGTTTCTTGTTTTGCTAAATTCGTCAAAGTGACGCCTTGTTGgggaaaaacactttaaagttgAATATTTAAGTGGAAATGTTTCATAAACTCTTTCATATTTCCCCTTTGGCTGGGATAAATCTAATTTAGAatgtttgtctttatcttttatctaTTGAAGTAAGAAAGTTGAATTGTTTTAACTGAGTTGAGTCTCTTTACTTTCAGCTCCACAACATCAGCAAAACCCTGGTCTCCGGTGAAACACCACCCAAAGAGAAATATGTGCGAAGTATCCTTTTCATATTCAACAGCAACTTGGATTATTTACTGACAGATGACATAAAGAAGTCTACTTTGTTTGGCTGTACTCTGAGCAAAACAATACATGTATGAAGATTTGAACTGCTGGTGGCTCTAGAGGGAAAGTCTAGTAAGATCAAAGTAATAAAGGTTCATCCTTTGGGAACCTTGAATGTCTGTAGAAAATTGGATGGGAATCCGTTGAAAAGTAATcaagatatttcactctgaaacagaaatatgaatcTCATGGTGGAACTAAAGGTAAAGTTCATACCCTGAGGACGGTGGAACTAGCAGAAAAGTCAGATGAGCAACAAAGTAATTAAGGTTCAACCTCTGGGAACCTTGAATTTATGTAGGAAATCTCATGGCAATCTGTTGGAAAGTAAAcaagatatttcactctgagctaaatatataaatgtcatgGTGGAACTAATGGTTAATtgagaggatcaccaaagttattagggttcatcctctgggaacggTGGAACTAGAGGGAAAGTCAGAGGATTACCAAAGTtattagggttcatcctctgggaaccttGAATGTATGTAggaaatttcatggcaatctgtTGGAAACTAAACAAGATATTTGACTCTGAACCACTAATCTAAATCTCACTGTGCAACTAGTGGGAAAGACAGAAGATCATCAAAGTACTTCAGGTTGATCCTCAGGGAACATTGAATTTATGTATGAAATCTCATTGTAATCTGTTGGAAAGTAATcaagatatttcactctgaacTACAAATATGTATCTCATGGTGGAACTAAAGATAAAGtgagaggatcaccaaagtaacacaggttcatcctctggaaaCGGTGAAACTAAAGGTGATTgcaagggatcaccaaagtaattaaggttcatcctctgggaaccttGAACATCTATAGGAAATTGCATGGCAATTCTTTGGAGagttgtcaagatatttcactctgaacCACTAATATAAATCTCACGCTGGAACTGGAGTGAAGATCAGAGGATCCCAAGAATCTGTAGGAATCATCCTCTGGAGGATATGAATGTCTGTGCAAACTCTCAAGGCCATCCATCCAGTAGTAGAAGTTATATCACATATCACAGTTTGTACATCAGTATTTTGGAGTTTCCTTGACAGCTGTGATGACATCATCCTGGGAACCCATAAGGAGGGCGGAGCCACCACCTTCTGGTCCTACACCCTCAACCTGCCGCTGTCCAGCAACTCCATGATCAGCTGGAAGTTCTGCTACCTGCTGCACAAAGTGCTCCGGCGGACACAGAAATGTGAGTTTGAATCTGAACTTGTTgacctttgtttcttctttgacCTCTCTTTGtgatctccctcctctctgtttgaCCTACAGAGTGTCAGAGATTCTCACCGATACTGCAGAAACGTTAAAGACATGGGCATTCTCTGGGTGAGTAGcggaggtg from Anoplopoma fimbria isolate UVic2021 breed Golden Eagle Sablefish chromosome 14, Afim_UVic_2022, whole genome shotgun sequence encodes the following:
- the ccdc62 gene encoding coiled-coil domain-containing protein 62 isoform X1 — protein: MDEGDRLTGSTGRASDWFHWSKDTSAELWHSTPVKEKNGAAWLDGSQLSVLSSFKMDNTAKQWARSSPPIPADTLCPPSSQDSEFPVNDPSGSTIQRQRRELQLLMAELKDRDRELNAMAASHHKQLHAWEQDRQRVLSLEQRCARLDDELQKRNEVIRVLTKRVWAVETRKEEVQKELSVAQQQLCELEGKQQNISQKCQDFEEKNQSLNSTVMALSSQVGSLQVREEELSSMLKLKDKDVSEASGHVVDLTGRLRDLETTMSESRSRENQLLRDSEENKRRYRESRYEISHLKEELQQQVTQSSTQREEIIRLKQELQLLRRDLVLSGEGDSWRDEMLELSRSKQERTMSELRCLRQVCENQRNDLQLLQLNLESARETLREKSSQGIAGSQDELRCVCLNNRSPSSLRVKNSRPSRDPASPPAANQQVRDDGDLGVFSAHSIDGDDPLSSCFLQQLLDESRQLVSPEHSSHSVPSMSCGTTEPLYSHQCQTSLHHHHHHHQPNTATYKDNDTPPKACHRPKSATWTG
- the ccdc62 gene encoding coiled-coil domain-containing protein 62 isoform X2, encoding MDNTAKQWARSSPPIPADTLCPPSSQDSEFPVNDPSGSTIQRQRRELQLLMAELKDRDRELNAMAASHHKQLHAWEQDRQRVLSLEQRCARLDDELQKRNEVIRVLTKRVWAVETRKEEVQKELSVAQQQLCELEGKQQNISQKCQDFEEKNQSLNSTVMALSSQVGSLQVREEELSSMLKLKDKDVSEASGHVVDLTGRLRDLETTMSESRSRENQLLRDSEENKRRYRESRYEISHLKEELQQQVTQSSTQREEIIRLKQELQLLRRDLVLSGEGDSWRDEMLELSRSKQERTMSELRCLRQVCENQRNDLQLLQLNLESARETLREKSSQGIAGSQDELRCVCLNNRSPSSLRVKNSRPSRDPASPPAANQQVRDDGDLGVFSAHSIDGDDPLSSCFLQQLLDESRQLVSPEHSSHSVPSMSCGTTEPLYSHQCQTSLHHHHHHHQPNTATYKDNDTPPKACHRPKSATWTG